In the genome of Lasioglossum baleicum unplaced genomic scaffold, iyLasBale1 scaffold2606, whole genome shotgun sequence, one region contains:
- the LOC143221530 gene encoding uncharacterized protein LOC143221530 yields MASRKRGARLASVWSSLAIRVVWGYHSLSHEAASILAGLLPLDLLAGMQARTYDHVRRRPSWLPSLGPEEADNIKEEIRRSGLEEWRRRLSRQACLRHRAVGAIVPVLDARMKSGGRRTFRLTQVLSGHGCFGQYLNNIGREVTHGCWFCDAEVDTAQQTLKESPAWTAERRARQSAEGWDLSVLAIVPNMVEPERNWRAVASFCEQVMLQMDAAERGLEEGAQARSRSGRRFRRARRRLT; encoded by the coding sequence ATGGCCAGCCGCAAGCGCGGTGCCAGACTCGCTAGTGTCTGGAGCAGTCTGGCCATCAGGGTCGTGTGGGGGTATCACTCCCTCTCACACGAGGCGGCCTCCATCCTGGCGGGCCTCCTGCCGCTGGATCTACTGGCGGGAATGCAGGCCAGAACATACGACCACGTGCGTCGTCGACCGAGCTGGCTCCCGAGTCTAGGACCGGAGGAAGCGGATAACATCAAGGAGGAGATCCGACGGTCCGGTTTGGAAGAGTGGAGACGGAGGCTAAGCCGTCAGGCGTGCCTCCGCCACAGGGCCGTCGGAGCCATCGTCCCGGTCCTAGACGCCCGGATGAAGAGCGGGGGCAGGCGGACattccgcctcacgcaggtgctcTCCGGACACGGGTGTTTCGGACAGTACCTCAACAATATCGGTCGTGAGGTTACGCATGGGTGTTGGTTCTGCGACGCGGAGGTGGACACCGCGCAGCAAACCCTGAAGGAGTCTCCGGCCTGGACGGCTGAAAGACGGGCACGGCAGAGTGCTGAAGGGTGGGACCTTTCGGTCTTGGCCATCGTGCCAAACATGGTGGAGCCCGAGAGGAATTGGCGAGCTgtggcctccttctgcgagcagGTGATGCTGCAGATGGATGCAGCGGAGCGTGGCCTGGAAGAAGGAGCACAGGCCCGCTCTCGCTCCGGAAGGCGGTTCCGGCGAGCGCGACGCAGGCTCACCTGA